A window of Cryptomeria japonica chromosome 3, Sugi_1.0, whole genome shotgun sequence contains these coding sequences:
- the LOC131055109 gene encoding SKP1-like protein 1B, with the protein MEGKVILRSSDNQNFEVDEVVAMESQTIRDLIQLAGNTSTSQPAISLANVSSDILAMVIEYCKYHVHAKKLDSGISAEDVKKCDKELVAVDRNTVLKLLMAANYLNINGLVELTCQALADDIASCKGADDIRQKYNIKNDLEED; encoded by the exons ATGGAAGGCAAGGTGATTTTGAGGAGCTCAGACAATCAAAATTTCGAAGTAGATGAGGTTGTGGCCATGGAGTCGCAAACCATAAGAGATCTCATTCAACTTGCAGGGAATACATCTACTTCTCAGCCTGCCATATCACTGGCAAATGTTTCCAGTGACATTTTGGCCATGGTTATCGAATATTGCAAATATCATGTACATGCAAAAAAGTTAGATTCAGGTATATCAGCTGAAGATGTGAAGAAATGTGATAAAGAGCTGGTAGCTGTTGATCGGAATACCGTGTTAAAATTGCTAATG GCTGCTAATTATTTGAATATAAATGGTCTTGTTGAGTTGACATGTCAAGCTTTGGCTGACGACATTGCTTCCTGTAAAGGTGCAGACGATATTCgtcaaaaatataacattaaaaatgATCTTGAAGAGGATTAG